Genomic segment of Arachis hypogaea cultivar Tifrunner chromosome 11, arahy.Tifrunner.gnm2.J5K5, whole genome shotgun sequence:
aaaaaaaataacattgactttttttgatacagAGACTTCGTTgttctttcgagataattgtcaggaaccgagttgaattttttttttgtcaaaaacctCGTTATCtttcgaaatatttttttttttctgttaggTTCCGAACTTGAAAGCCAATTGATTTCTTGGCTAAGAAAATTAGTAATGAAGTATAGAAATAGAGAGAGTGAAAGAGTGACGTTAATCTAAAAGAGGCACATTGCATTAAATGCGAGTTGGTTGATGGTAGTTTCATTCCACCTTCTCCCTCACCTTTCCCTTACTCCTTAAGCTTCACCTTCTAAATCTCTCTATATCTATATAtctttataaataaatacatataatatattatatcatatcatatcatataagcatatatatatatatatataaataaaggtATAAGAATAGCAACAATAATTAATCTATCAAATAGAAAAACAGTGGTgtcactactactactactagtaGCTAGCATTATTTTGCTTAATAACCAAGCTTGTGAGATCATATCCTTCTTCATCAATGGAGTTTGTGGCAGAAAATCCAAGTCCTTTGTTGGGTTCCTTTGTGGAGAGAGTGAACATGGTTGGTAGCCATGCCCTCTCTGCCATTGTTAGGAACATCTTCTCTGCCATCTTCACCTTCTGCTTTGCATTAGGTACTACTTCAATTCACTACTTCTTCATTAACTTAGCTTCAATtctctcttgtttaatttcattCTATTTAGCATTTCACATTCTACATTCTGAGTTTTTATTTGTACCTGTTATTTCACCTATTAAAACCAAGAATTCGACTAATTCAACTCGAAAAACTGTTTTTTTtagcaatttttttcttttttagtttagTAATGAACTCGAATTCAACCTCGAATTCGAGCTCATTACTAAAAGGAGTCCTTTTGTTTACTAGGACTTTGTACAAGGTTGTTTTTTGCATTTCTTAAAAGGTCCAAACACAAAtgcacttttttattttattgttgaaTAATGtactttaatttgaattttgtgagAAAAATCCAAACTTGGGATGTGGGCATTTGTTAGATTCTTGTTCTGTAATTTGCAGtatttttgacatttttttcatatttatttagaATTCTCAATAATTGTGACACTTTTTGAGGTTAATACATACATACAaggttttgattttaattaatgAGGTTTGTTTTTTGTTGGCAGTGGGGACTTTGTTGGGGGCTATGACTGGAGCTTTGATAGGACAAGAGACAGAGAGTGGATTCATTAGAGGAGCTGCCATTGGAGCCATTTCAGGAGCTGTTTTTTCCATTGAAGTTTTTGAATCTTCTCTTGTTCTTTGGCAATCTGATGAATCTGGAATTGGCTGCTTCTTATACTTGGTGAGTTCTTGTTCACCATCCAATGTTGTAATAATCCTTTAATTGGATCTTTGAATGGTTGAATTTGGTGTGTTTGGACAACAAACTAAAGTATttcttaaaataatcaaattatataatcAATGTATTTTGTTTTAATATCCACTTTATATCGTCATTATACTTAGCATTTAATTGATACTCATTTTTAGATGTTCAAGTAGCATATCAATTggataataaaatatttagtaccttttttttttttaaccaaagataggagactcgaacccgcaacctcttaattgagtatgaagagactatgccatttgaactattactcattggcaaaaaTATTTAGTACTCTTGAGATTTCATATTGTTATCTCTTTATTCCTTATCtatgtatttaaatataatttatatattcaaaTATATTAGTTTGAAAATGTATAAAAGAAGGGTCTTTTATATAGgacaataaaaaatcaattaataatcAGCCAATAAGAATTTacatatctaaaatttgaaaaagcatAGTTAAACAATTCTTAATCAGTCAATTTTAAATAACTGTAATTAATAaccattatttttgtattttttaaaaaataaaatttaaataatcataaattaatgataattaattagtataaaatacaatttaaaaatatttgttggcTTGTTGTTAGTTAGACTTAGCGAGATTGCTAAAATTTATGTTGACTAATTATaggctattttattttttaatttatttataagaaaataatagtaatagataaaagaaaatatcattgtgtattgtatatatataatctaatgATTTTGAGTAAATGTGCATGCAGCTTGATGTAATTGCAAGCCTATTAAGTGGAAGACTTGTGAGAGAAAGGATTGGTCCAGCAATGTTAAGTGCTGTCCAAAGTCAGGTAATTTACTTGGTCCTAATTTCATAACCAATTTACAATGATGTTGACACACAAATTTTTGTTAATGTagtgttatttatatatatatcaaggaCAAAAGTGTATAAATGGACACCAATTCAAAAAACAAATAAACTTTTTTACAATGtaaaaaagtattttaaatttaattttaatatactcatagtatataaaatgaataaattattatttgtacacATCAAAGATACAGATATTGACAAATGTacccatataaaaataaaacgacaattataaCCACGAAAGATGACTTCCGTATGCCAAGAATAGCCAGACGTTGGTTACACAATTGGTCCGTTAGGGTATTCTTGGCATACAGAAGCTATTTTCCGTGAATAccattgtcgttttattcttatatgaatacatttgtcagcgtttgtatcttttatggatataaatgataatttattttataaaaaatttaactcaattaatgaatttaaaaattaatttcttttgttaatatgacaatacataattaattgtctcggtaaaaaaaatttacactttgagtataaaaaattaaattttaatattctttttttgcTAATGCAACTTAATTACATATGCATGTGAGAttaactttaatttcattttcagatGGGTGCTGTTGAGATTAACTTTGATGATGTTCAAAACATATTTGACACTGGTGGTGCAAAAGGCTTATCAAAAGATTCAGTTGAAAAGATCTCAAAGATCATAATTACAAGTGACAACAGTGTTGATGCTTCTGGTGAAAAGGTTTCTTGCTCAGTTTGCCTTCAGGTTTGTTTACacctcatctttttttttttctatattaattaaaagagaaataaataacATCTTTATTTGTcactattattttttagatttaattattttattagtctttataattttactaaatttttaattaattttatatataatttttttttcaatttagtccctacattgtttttaattttgtaattaggttatttttatgtcaaaaatgttataattaacagaatatttttcctaaaaaatatgcggtaaaaaatttaattaaatttttataaatacctTTAATTTGcgaaaaaatattcatttaactctaagattttttatattagaaaatacctaactataaaattaaaagtagtgtagagattcaattgaaaagaaaaaaaaatataaagatctaataacaaatttggtaaaactatagaaaataatagaataattaaacatattttttattaatattaataaaattgaaaagcTTTCAAGTATATCAGTATCTCGGTATTTCAGtaaattttaaccgttgatcttaattatatatattatatatattttctataattaagatcaaagattaaaaatcactaaaacaCCAATGTAACGGTACACTTGGAAATTTTCcaaaaaaaggtttaattactctgttggtccctatagttttgtaaaattttcaattaggtccctatactttttttctttttaattgagtccctacgctaaattttttttcaattaagtccttcttagtagtaattgacttaattttatagggacccaactaaaaaaaaaattggtatagagacctaaatgaaaagaaaaaaagtatagagacccaattaaaaaaaaaattagtgcaaggactcaattaaaaagaaaaaaagtataaggacctaattgaaaattttacgaaactatacacaccaacagaataattaaaccccAAACAAATTATATATACAGAGATAGTTTTTGGATTGAGTTTGGTATATAGAAGTTACTCACTTTTGTGGTTAGATCATACCTACAAAGTGTGTTGTTGAGCTTATAAAAGTGTTATGAAATTGACATTATGaactttttgtgatttttttttcttttgttttcaggACTTTCAAATTGGAGAAACAGTTAGAAGCTTGCCCCATTGCCATCATATGTTTCACCTACCTTGCATTGACAAGTGGCTCATAAGGCATGGATCTTGCCCTCTATGTAGAAGGGATCTGTAATTTTTGTACATGTATctggaaattaaaaaaaaaaaagaaggatatTTCATTGTTTATATGCGCATTTAATTACTTGTAGGAACATATATACTCAGGGTACATTGTTGTAAAATTCCCTCCCAATGCCATTTATGAGTGGCACCAATATTGTACCAAGTTagtgaaaagaaaattttggCATTAAATAGAgtctattattatatttattatattcttaaattaaataattttaagacataatattagaatttttatactcaaaatattttaaatttgatttttgttaatattaagagaaataattttagcctaagacaaaaaaaatatctatttaaaagtaatataaatatttacatatatttttttgttactttaaattttttagataagTAATTTTTatgctaataatttttttatatattaatttaattttgatccaTTATTATTGAGTTATTGTGAAAGAATTTCTCATTATATATCATCTAAGTATGTATTTATGTTGATATATCAAAGTAATTAATTAACTCGCACACAATTGGTTAATTGTTGTCTTAAATGTTAGTAGAAATATTAAGTAtagagaattaatttttaattagtcaattaacattagtaaatttttttattgtaaatgtTATTTTCTGACTCCTACTTTTAGACGATTTATaatttaggattaagatttagatatttaaatataaaatttagagtttagTTTAGGatgtaaaatttaagataaaaaaatgattaaaattgattggaaaaaattaactCTCTAACGAATTAAATTCATATTAGTCTTTTGTACAAACATTGGGTTAATGTTCAAATTGGTCCCCGAAAGATTGCACGATCGTCAATTTTGTCCCCGAAagaaatttttaatcaaattaatcctCGAAAGATTAGACATCAATCACGTTTGTCCTTCTGTTAGTGGGCTCGAAAATTCCGTTAACGGCAGTACAGGTGGACTGTTAAGTGACACCTAGATTCATCCAAAAACGACGCCGTATAGCAAGAAAGGCTATTACTGAAGTAACTCTCCCATTCCCCTTCTCCCTTTCACTTTCACTTACACTTTTCCCCCCTTTCACCCAAAACCAACGAAGAGTCACCGAAACAGAGTAACAAGAAGACGCTACTTTGATCACCCGTGGAAGCAATAACCAGCGACGCCGTTCGCCTTGCGATCGGTCCTCCTCGTCACAGTCTGAAGGTCACCAGTCTTTTGCGGTGGTAGGCGCTGTCTCCGGTGAGAGGTAAGTTCTCTTGCATGGCGAGTTCCTTCtctacttcttttttcttttttttttttatgaatgtgTGGGATGCTATTCGATGATTTTGAATATTGGTTGATTTTGGGTTAGGGTTTTTGTGATGGGGGTAGTTGCTGCTAGGGTTTTGTAATGGTTCAAACATTGTGTATGTTGAAAAATGTGGATGCTCTCTGTTTTGATATGGCCGAATGCAATGTGTGTGGATAGATTAAATGATTTGTTTTGTTTAGTTCATGTAAAGACATGGTTTGATTCTTTGTGGTGTTCATTTTAGATGAAAGTAGTTCCTGAAATATCATTGATGAAACATAAATAAAttgtactaaaaaataaaaataaaacagagtGCACTCTCATGATTCATTCttgctatttttaatttgtagaTGGAAAATTATCCAATGACACTTGTTTTCCATCATGGTGGAAAGTTTAAGAATGATGAAGGTGGATCAAAAATTTATGAACCAGACAATACAAAGGTGTTAGCGGGAGTTGAAGGGGATACGCTAGATGTTTTCTTTGTAAAGGGATATTATAAGGAGTTAGGATATTCAGAGGTGGAGGGTTGTTGCTGGAAAGTACCCGGAATGTCGCTTGAAGTTGGGTTGAGAAAGTTAGAAGTAGATGCTGATTTGTTGGAAATGGTGAAGGATTGTAGAAGGAATCACAATTCGATCAACATTTATTTTGTGCATAGAGTCTCAGAGCCACACATGGTGGAGTGTATgagtgaggatgatgatgagttagTTATATTAGAGAACCAGAGCACCTGTAAACCCAAGGCCACAAATACTTCCCAGTTGAATAAGAGATACTGTTTAAGGCCCAAATCACAGCCACTATCCCAACCCAAACCACAGCCCATGTCTATGCCCAACAATACACTACCACAGCCAAAATCCCAGCCCAAATCACAGTCCATGTGTCAGCCCAAATCCCAACCCAAATCACAGCCTGAAACACAATTTGTTCTTCACAACCAGCCCCTGAAATCCTCTTCTCAGCCATCAAGGTCATCTACCCAACCTTTAAAAGTTCAGTCCCAACTATTGAAGACTCACAGCCAACCCTCAAGATCTAAGCCTTTCAAGAAGCATGTTGttggagaaaaaaagaaagaaccaGTAAAGAAAACCAATGTGACAAGGAGTGGTAGAGTTGTTACCCCAGCTCCACTTCAGGAGGATAGTGACTCTCATGATTCGTACGAGAGTACCGAAGATAGTCTGTATAAGCCTCCGAAGATCTTGGGAGATGGATATGAGAGTTCTGGTGATAGTGATAGTGATAGTGGGGTTGTTGCAGGCAAGAAATCAGGTTCAAAGAAAAATGGAAACAAGGAGAAGTCTAGGCCTGCATCTCACAAGACCACTGAAAAGGAAATTGAAACAGATGACTCTAGTTATGAGGATATTGAAGATGATGAGATATCGGATTCAGGTgacatgcaatttactttcttatATTATTTATAGTGTTGTGTTAGAAACTTTAGTTATGAAAATGTATTTATAAAACTCTATACTGGTGTGTTGTGTTACTTTGTAAATACTGTTTGTTATCAATTTTTCAGGATCAGAAAGAGGTGTAGATTCTAACAGTGAATCTGATTGTGGATCCTGGCACTCAGAGGATATGAATCAAGCATTGGATTCTGATGAGGAAGACTGTGCATTTTATCCACCATATAACGAGAAAGCCAGGTTTGGAGAGCTGAAGCTTGAGTTAGGTATGATCTTCAAGACAAAGCATGAGTTTATGAATGCCACTAGGGACTACACTATACAGTGGAGTAGGAATATTATTTTCAAGAAGAATGATAATGTGCGGGTTAGGGCTATTTGTAGGGGAGAAAATTGTCCTTGGATAGTGTATTGTGCTTTGAAAAAGTCCGATATGTCTTGGCAGATTAAGACTTTAGTGGATAAGCATACATGTCCTAAAAGCAGGAGTAATAGGGCTGCTACTCAGGAGTGGACTTTGAAGAAGCTTATTCCTAAACTAAGAAAACACCCTACAATGAAGCACAAAGAGGTGTATGAATGGTTTATGAGAAAATGTAGCATACGGCTGAACAGTACATGTATCACTAGGGCATTAAGGAAAGCTAGGAAGGTTGTTGAGGGAGATGAGATTGCACAATATGGTCTGATTTGGGATTATGCCCATCAACTGTATACCACTAACCCAGGTTCAACAATTCAGGTTGGAGTGATTCCGATGCCTGAGAGTCCCCCACAGTTTCAGAGATTCTATGTGTGCCTCGACGCTTGTAAGAAAGGGTTTAAGGCCGGGTGTAGACCGTTGATCGGATTGGATGGGGCATTTTTGAAGAATCTACATGGGGGACAAATTTTGACTGCATGTGGGCAGGATGCCAATAATCACGTTTACGTGATTGCTTATGCAATTGTGGGAGTTGAGAACAAAGACAATTGGAGTTGGTTCTTGGAACTTCTCCACAATGACCTTGGTGACACACAGCATGGCTGGGCATTTATCTCAGACATGCAAAAGGTGAGGACTATTTTGATTCACGAAAAGATTTTTAAGGACTAAATTGATTTAATGATGATCATTTAAGGACTATTTTAACTCATTATCTTTTCGAGCTTTGATGTTTATGCAGGGGCTAATTCCAGCTGTGAAAGAAGTCATGCCAAATGCTCACCACAGATTCTGTGTTTGGCATCTATGGAGGAATTTTTCAAAGCAATGGGGCAGCATTGAATTGAAGGATATGGTATGGGAATGCGCTAGATCAAGAACCGTGTCAGAATTTGAAAGAAACATGAGCAAGGTAAAAAAGATTAGTGAGCCAGCTTGGGCATACCTTGATAAATGGCCAAAAGAAGCATGGACGAAGGCACACTTCAGAGAGGAGCCGAAGATGGACACAATATGCAACAACGCGTGTGAGTCATTCAATGCAAAAATAAAGCATTACAGGGCAAAGCCCATCTTGACACTAGCTGAAGAAGTCAGGAGGATCATTATGAAGAGCATGATAGAGAATAGGCGAAAGTTATTGCACTATCAGGGAATTCTGACTCCTGTTCAACAAAGCCGGTTAGAGGCAATGACAAAGCTGTCAAGAAATTGGTTTCCTCAATGGTCGGGTGATGACAAGGAGGTGTTGTATGAAGTGCAAGGCTGGCCAACGAATATGGTGGTGGATTTGGGAAGTCGCACCTGCACATGTAGATTCTGGCAGCTGACAGGTATAAAGAATGCTCACCATAACTCCTGAATTTAATATCCTGAAATATTATGTATGAAAATTTGTTTCTTTATTGTTTAGCTGGGCAGTTAGTGAATTCTGTTTGATTTGTAAATTTGTGCATTTAGTGAATTTGGCTGAGCTGTTAGTGAATTCTGTTAGATTTGTAAATTTGTGCATTTAGTGAAGCTGTTAGTAAATTATGTTAGATTTGTAAATTTGTGCATTTAGTGAATTTGGCTGGGCTGTTAGTGAATTCTGTTAGATTGTAAATTTGTGCATTTAGTGAAGCTGTTAGTGAATTATGTTAGATTTGTAAATTTGTGCATTTAGTGAATTTGGCTGGGCTGTTAGTGAATTCTGTTAGATTTGTAAATTTGTGCATTTAGTGAAGCTATTAGTGAATTATGTTAGATTTGTAAATTTGTGCATTTAGTGAATTTGGCTGGGCTGTTAGTGAATTCTGTTAGATTTGTAAATTTGTGCATTTAGTGAATTTATGCTGCTGTGCTTATGTCGTATTATGCAAAGGTATGCCCTGTATGCATGCCATCGCTGCAATTCAAGACAAGAATGACAAGAGGCCTGAGGAGTATTGCCACGATTGGTTAACGATGGATGCGTATAGAAGAACATATTGCTTCAATGTGAATCCAATAAAGGGGCAAGATCTATGGGAAAAAACAGGGTCGCCAGCACCGGTTCCGCCTCCAGTCAAGATCAAGCCGGGTAGGCCCACATTGAACAGGAGAAAGGACAAAGATGAGCAACCTGTTAGTTCAAAGACACGGATGAAAAGAAAGTATAACCCAATACGGTGCCTGTATTGTGGTGAAGTTGGGCACAACAGAAGAACGTGCAAAGTGAAGAAGCAAGAGGAAGCTTCTGAACAAGCAAGGCTTATGCAACTTCAGCTTGCAGTAGTTGCTGCCCCTGCTAATGCTAATGCTAAACATGCACCCAATGGAACTCCGACTGATCCTGTTACCCAAGATCCTACCAATCCACCAGCAGCAACTTCAAATGCACCAACTGAGATGATCATTGACCAATCAGAAGGAGTTCCAGTTACACAAGAATCTCAACCTTTATCTGTTTTCAGCCAAGTATAATACTTTATGTTTAATCTatcttttattataaattataatgttCCATAATGTGAAAATGATTAGTCAATTTGACTTTATCCTTCATGATGATAAAATGCAGGATAAAGTTAGAGCAAGGCCTCCAAAGCTTCAtgttaaaaaaggaaaaacaacaatCTCAGCCTCACCACAACCGGCTGCAGCTACAACAATTCCAATTTCAGCTGAAACAATCAAGGGCACCAGTTCTGCTACTGCAAAGAAACTTGCTGGTTTCATGACTTTTGTACCAACTCCAGGATTCAAACACCCGAGGAAGAAAGACAAGGCTGTTTGAGTTGTGTTATTCATTAAGGGCTAAATTATGTATTTTGTAAAGGGCTGCTACTTTAGAATCTTTATGCATTATAGACATATTGAAGTACTTGTTCATATTTTGGTATAGCCCAAAATTAAGTAACTTATGTTTGATATTATGAAGACTTCATTAATAGGTTTGGTATTATTGTGAAGACTATATTAGCATGCTTATATGGACATGCAAATGCTTTGATTTTAATACATCTGGTTAGACTTAATTTATCTTATGCAAAAATGTTTAgacttattttttattcatctgTTTTCAGAATTGTGTAAAAATTTGTTAATGGATATTCAAAAATGTTCAAACTGATTTATTAATGGATATTCAAAAATGTTCAAACTGATTTATTACATTTCACCAATATTCTTAACAAGATACAACAAAACAACATCACCAATGCTTTTACAACTTTTTCACTTTCCCACTGATTTGACACAAAATGCTCCAACCACTAACATAAGCATTATTACTATGACAAACATGAAAAAAAACAACATCTTCACTACTCTGACTTCAGCTTCCAAACTACCCATTCTCCAACCTAGTTTCACTTTCCAATCTTCATAATCACTTTCAACTTCAAACTCTGCTTCTGCCCCACCATTTGCAACTTCAAAAGCATTATATTCATTATCATCTACCCAACTAAAGTAGTTACAATGGTTGCCTTTCTGCACATGTGAAGTGATAAATTTGAATCTCATATCAATGGTGAAAGAGGGGTTCAAGAAACTATGGTTCATACCAATTTAAACTCACCCCATATCTTGGACAAGTGTGAAACAACCTTCCTGGGTTTTCTGGTGTTGAGGATTTCTTGATCACAGTTTTCAGCCCACAGAAACAAGTTCTGTCCATCTTCATCCTCCTTTTTCGCATGGACGAGCTAGAGCCGAAGCTACCAACCGATCGCGGTGATAACCCAGCACTTCGACCTCCACCGGCGCTCTGCATCCGAGTTTCTAAACCTGTGGTGATGTCTTTGCACTGCAACACCACTCCTTAATGTTTCCGTTCAGTTTGGGGGTTAGGGTTTATAAAATGGGAATAGGGATTAATTTGACATAATAAGTACAACATATCTTGTCAGCTTTCAACTGGGTACACACCTATTAACACACATGTCACTTAACAGTCCACCTGTACTGCCGTTAACGGAATTTTCGAGCCCACTAACAGAAGGACAAACGTGATTGATGTCTAATCTTTCGaggattaatttgattaaaaatttctTTCGGGGACAAAATTGACGATCGTGCAATCTTTCGGGGACCAATTTGAACATTAACCCTACAAACATTAGATATGAATATATGATTAGATAAATAGTGTATGTGAGTTTTATGCCCAATTTTACCTATTAAATATTAACAttcatttatttttcaaattagcaATGTGAAATTAGCTAATCGTCTTAAATTCTTAATTAATTGCTTAATGAAGGTCTTTTTATAGAACTTTAGCTAAGCTGAGTTTTAGTCAATTTACATTAAGGCCCTTTTAAATGATAAGACTTTAGCTAGTTCAAGTTGAGTTTGCCCGTGAATTTACTCAAATATTGAAAatgtttgataataaaaaaatattaacaaaaaattgttaaaatttattttatttaatatttattaattattgtaacaattaataaatatcaaataaGGCAAGTTcagaccttttttttttttttatttctctagtATTATCATTCAAATATATACTTGTGGTTCAATAGAGAGGGGAAAGAAAAAACATAATATTTAAGAacattaaaaattatgaaaactaggTCAATGCGAGATGTTTTCACAATTATTGAACTTCCATAATCATCATAAAAGAGTCTTTTAATGCTTTTTAATAAAGCAAAGAAATTTGCATGAAACTAATTATTAAATTGAAGTGCATCACGATCATAATTAATTAACCGAGGGTATATAATATTGAACCGagaaaaatgacaaaaaatataataattataataataaatgatgaggaagatgctgtgaaaagaagaaggaataaatGACAATAAGGAGAAAATAAAAGTGATaagaaatatccaaaaaaaaaaatgaaaatgagtaGTGGATTTGAAGTATAAAATTTGGGGGTGTGCAAGTAGTTTTTCCTACCTTTTGAAAGAAGTGTTTTTCTTGAAAAATGTTAGgtgattattatttttctatatatatttatcttaTATGTAAATTAAtactaactatttttttttttgctaaaaatATTGGCCTTCTAGCATTCACTTTTTCGTTTACAAACTATCAATTTTGTGTGGCTCAAACATTTATTGCTTTCGTCAA
This window contains:
- the LOC112723702 gene encoding NEP1-interacting protein 2, giving the protein MEFVAENPSPLLGSFVERVNMVGSHALSAIVRNIFSAIFTFCFALVGTLLGAMTGALIGQETESGFIRGAAIGAISGAVFSIEVFESSLVLWQSDESGIGCFLYLLDVIASLLSGRLVRERIGPAMLSAVQSQMGAVEINFDDVQNIFDTGGAKGLSKDSVEKISKIIITSDNSVDASGEKVSCSVCLQDFQIGETVRSLPHCHHMFHLPCIDKWLIRHGSCPLCRRDL